The Leishmania panamensis strain MHOM/PA/94/PSC-1 chromosome 12 sequence genome includes the window AGGCACGGCtagtgcagcaggagctggatCAGCTCGGCGCCGGTCAAACTGCTGCGCACGAGGAACGCGAGTCCATGCGATGGCGCCTCTcggagctggaggtggtggtgacaaagaaggagcagctccgcgcggagctggagcggACGGTAGGTGCGCTCCGCTTGCGGCTGGCTGAtcaggaggaggcggcacgcCAAGATGCGCAGCGCTACGCGCAGCGTGTCCAGGACCTGGAGCAGCTGTACCGAGGTCAGGTCTcacaggagcagcaccgtGCTCGGACGCTTCAAGACGATCTGGACGCTTCCCGCAAAGCGGTGCAAGAAGCACTGCGACAGCAGGAGGTCCTTCAGCAGTCCCATAGCGAGCGGACGAGGGAGTTGACAACTCGCGCCTCAAAGCTCGAGGACGATCTCCGCCAACAGCTCCGCGCTCTCCGCGCAGAGTTGGAGGAGGCTCGGGCGCGTGCGCTTCAGCACGAAGCTACCACTCGCCGCATCCAGCGCGATACAGAGACGCTGCAGGCTACATGCTCTAGTGAACAAGAGGCGCGTGAGCGGCTacagcaggcgcacacagcaCAGGCCCAGCAGCTGTTGCGCGCCGAGGGGAGCGTGCATATTCTCCAGGCGCGCCtgcgagaaaaggagagagaagcggagcTCCTGCGGTGCGCCATGGAGCAGGCCACGTGGACGCGAGAGATGCGGCAGGCAGCGCGCCACACACTGGCATCCCTTCTTGGGGTGCCGCGGGTGTCCGTGTGCGGTAGCCGACATCGCCGGAAGGgcgaggtggcagcggaaggggacgaggaagagagggagggctggtcaccagcgctgcagctcgagtgggcggcggaggcgcagggcagtgccccctccccatcgtCTCGCAAAGGCCAACATACCGGCCATACCGCAACTACTGACGAGGGCGACACCACTTATGCTGTACCGGAGGGCGGCGAATCTGTCCCATCTGccagcgaggcggagggggctGCGTCATCGACTTTCAGGAGTGCTGTTCGTGTGAAACGCGCGCAGCCTGCACCGGATAACACTTCTTCGAGTCTTCAGCGCCCaccagcgacgccgacgcagGCAACAACCGAGCAGCACGTGGAGACGATCGAGCGCACTGTGCAGCGAGGTACAGGCCAGTCTGATGGCGAGGGGCACGCGGGACCATCCGCCGAAGGGGGGCATCTACTTCAGCCGCCGCTCTCGTTCCGCGCCGGGTTCCCACTGACTGCCACCCCGCCTTTACATCCGGGGACGCCGCGCGCAGCTGGTGGTAGCTCTCCGTGGCGGGCTCAGGGATCGGCTGGCAATGCTGCCTCAGCATACTCTACTGCAGCCGTGTTccgcggtgctggtggtgacacATCGACGTTCTCATCGCCTCTGCGAGTGCCCTCCTTTATCCAGggccacaccaccgctggcgttggggtagcagcagccactgGTGGGGAGAATCCCCTGCGCACCCCCACCGGCGCGACAAGAGCACAGCTACTTTCTacaccccttccctcccgTCAACAGGTGGGTCACGTCTACAACATCTCTGAcaaggaagagcagcgacaccagctgcaggcggtgaTTTCGGGCGGTACTGCTAGTCCAGGTCCCTATGCTACAGAGCTCACGCGTGGATGCTCACTCACACAAAGACCGCGGTGGGCGTCACCGCTGGCAAGGCAGAGAGGCGAGGTTTTCTTCGATGATGTCGTGAGAGCGCCGTGTGCGCAAAGTTTCCTGGCGAAGATGCTGAATAGGGGCGCAGATGCAGGTGAtgttgctgttgcagcaGTAAGCCATCCGCGACGCGCGGTGTCTGCACAGCTGACGGCTACTTCCACTGCACAAGTCCGCGCCTTCAACACGTACCTCACGCCCTCTACTCACCGCGGAAGTTTTGTCTCAAGCGACAGAGTGAGCGGGACTGGCAATACTCGCGGTGCGCAGCCATCTTCCTCACTGGGAGACAGCCTCACCTATGACAATGGAGCATCTGCACCAGGCGCCCGCGCGGCGGAGCTCATCGCGCAGCTGTCACATCCCTCATCGGGGGCTTCcttcggtgctgctgcggcctcTGACAAGTCGCCGGTGATGGAGCGCAGGGCGTTGAACATCAACCGCCACCGCAACGTACTTCACAGCGGAGATGCGGCGCTTCAGCAATATCTTCGCGACACCGTGCAACAAGTACTCGCTGCTCACGAACACGAGGGGACACCCCAGCGTGAGCCGCACCATGTAGCACGGCAACGGCTAGACGGCAGTTCCTCTGTCCCTGCTGCTTATGGATGCCACGGAGATGGTGTCAGTAGTGTAGGAGAAGTGGATGAAGACG containing:
- a CDS encoding hypothetical protein (TriTrypDB/GeneDB-style sysID: LpmP.12.0620), whose translation is MVPTTTQEACGGHFPHPVADGTLARSVPLPLLVEQQRDRIRALVQERDTAAAELSELHTLFQHLQGDYEEATRETDGLRLQLSSLRMQHEMQNDEHQLLRASHAHQQQRIQEFELEWAGNSKHLREQLDTLVSERDAMQAQRDACMADCTDLRRQLIQLQAEIHSEESRHREALREQAETHAQQLRSALREKEEQLQARAAATRHEARLVQQELDQLGAGQTAAHEERESMRWRLSELEVVVTKKEQLRAELERTVGALRLRLADQEEAARQDAQRYAQRVQDLEQLYRGQVSQEQHRARTLQDDLDASRKAVQEALRQQEVLQQSHSERTRELTTRASKLEDDLRQQLRALRAELEEARARALQHEATTRRIQRDTETLQATCSSEQEARERLQQAHTAQAQQLLRAEGSVHILQARLREKEREAELLRCAMEQATWTREMRQAARHTLASLLGVPRVSVCGSRHRRKGEVAAEGDEEEREGWSPALQLEWAAEAQGSAPSPSSRKGQHTGHTATTDEGDTTYAVPEGGESVPSASEAEGAASSTFRSAVRVKRAQPAPDNTSSSLQRPPATPTQATTEQHVETIERTVQRGTGQSDGEGHAGPSAEGGHLLQPPLSFRAGFPLTATPPLHPGTPRAAGGSSPWRAQGSAGNAASAYSTAAVFRGAGGDTSTFSSPLRVPSFIQGHTTAGVGVAAATGGENPLRTPTGATRAQLLSTPLPSRQQVGHVYNISDKEEQRHQLQAVISGGTASPGPYATELTRGCSLTQRPRWASPLARQRGEVFFDDVVRAPCAQSFLAKMLNRGADAGDVAVAAVSHPRRAVSAQLTATSTAQVRAFNTYLTPSTHRGSFVSSDRVSGTGNTRGAQPSSSLGDSLTYDNGASAPGARAAELIAQLSHPSSGASFGAAAASDKSPVMERRALNINRHRNVLHSGDAALQQYLRDTVQQVLAAHEHEGTPQREPHHVARQRLDGSSSVPAAYGCHGDGVSSVGEVDEDDFGSASLLRSSVAVPLVRPTPQPVSTVSFVNGGGATRMVGPGDSSRSDARRHDSEREQCGADGVASATRRGRLTTSTLPTTPSALSTATSTQTRLRDGGIAHTLEQLASRQQQLLHSLGHRPHAIVPAAHSATVSSPSPWQATAADPHLNEDLRSGASITVPRSLFPQERGCYIQHQGQHEPEESRGVVRSSVGVSAAGEVPADAADSVLTVSARLPNTDSAHFGRSVVAEGHPAASARCVKESDISADVELDPRQLSYSTTATTAQLTDAQKEGQSAARKGMSDSTAVAQGAQPGIEGQDRWLAGSALTVGVVVTTTASARSAPSVSEVSSLSQLERRFAAPF